The segment CTCTCCCGGCCGGATGGGGCGGAATCCGTGCTCCAGATCCAAAACGGCCCACTGGGTGATGGCCTCGAACAGGATCTGGTGCTGCTCGTCGTAGGCGCGCACGCCACGGGGCATGTGCAGCCCCACTGGCTCCTGGGCCCACGTTTCGGCAAGCACATCCTCCGGCCATGCCGTGTAGCGGAACACCTTCATCTGGGTCCGGAGAATCACCCAGGTCTTTCCCTGCTTCTGCAGTTCCGGAATGGACAGATGGCGGCATGCGGCGTGCAAGCCTGCGATGTCCTGCACGATGCCGAAATAGAAGGGGAGACGGGCATGATAATGCGGATCGGTTTCATACGTATACGTCATGAACCGAAGCCGCATTACATTGTCCGCTCCGACCAGATTGGTATTGATGATCATATGTGTCGAAGTATACCTTTCCATCGGGGAAAAGTACACCCGTTGTTTGCTTACGTCTCGGCGTGCTGTTCCAAAAACGCGTACCACTCTTTGACGGACCTGCTGGTGTCTGCCTTATGCAAGTCTACGGCTGACTGCAGCAACTTCTCGTCATACTGGCGCGCCGCCAAGGATTTCTTGAACGCCAAGATTTCTTTTTTGGAAAACTTCCCGCTCTTCTGGAGGTTTCCCAACATCTCTTTGTCTTTGTCGCTCAGGTCGTTGAAACTCTCGCCCAAGTATGCCCAAACTCTTGCCATTGGATGCCTCCTGCCTCCAATATAGCCAGGAATCGCTCAGCCGGAAACCCCGGCCCCTTTCAGATCGCTTTTGCCGGATGGGTGCTTCACCGCGGTGATCCGGGCGCTGATGTATTCCTCCAGCACCGGTACGTGGCTGATGATGGTGATGGTCTTGTCCGTTCCCCCCAGGCGGGAAAGGGACTGGACGACGGACTGGGCTTCCTCCGGTCCCCAGCGTGCCGAACCCCTCGTCCAGGAACAACGAGTCGATCTTCACCGTCCCGGCATTCATCGACGCCAGCCCCAGGGAAAGGGCAAGACTGACGATGAACGACTCGCCGCCGGACAGGCTTTTTGCCGTCCGTTTGGCATCCCCCTGCCAGGTGTCGTAGACGAAGAACTCCAGCGGTTTTTCGGGGTCGTCGGCGAGCAGGTACCGGTCGTTGAGTTTTCTCAGCTGTTCGTTTGCCTTTTGGATCAGGCGCCGGAACGTGATGGCCTGGGCGTAGTCACGGAACTTCTTGCCATCGGAAGAGCCGATCAGCTGGTTGAGGAGGGCCCACTGGGCGCACACCGCCTCCGCTTGCCTGATCGCCTCTTCCTGGGTCTGGTATGCCTGGCGGTTCTTGTCATCCGCCTGCAGGATGGCGGAAATGGCGCCGATCTCCGTTACGGTTGTTTCCTTCTCTGCCTGCTGTCTGGACAGTTCCACCACCACCACGGCAAGCGGCTGGTCGGGACGGAGGGGGGCCGGTTCTTTCTCCACTGTTTCCTTCAGTGTGGTGATGGCCGTCTGCTCGTCGTCATCCGCCTTGCGCAGACCAGAGATCCGCGCCGCTTCGTCATCATCCAGCACCAACGCGGAGAATGCCGCTTCATCGGCGATTCCCCGCTGGTGAAGCTGGATTTCAAACGCCGACGTGAGGGAATCCAGCTGGGTTCCGGCCTTTGTCTGTTGCCCTTGGAGCGAGGTGATGGACGTCTCAAGTTTGGTGGTGTGGTCATGGGCCTCCTGGCAGGCTCCCTCTGCCTGGGAAAGCGCCGCTTTGACCTGTTTGTCTTCCGCCAGGATGGCTTGTTCCTCTTGGTCGGCGCTCTTGCCGTCCAAAAGGCCAGCGCGTTCCGTTTCCCAGGAGGAGAGGATTTCCTGTGCTTCATTCCACGCTTTCCGTGCTTCTTCCTGCTGGTTCCACTTTTCGTCGGTGGCCTCACGCTTGGCGTCCACCGATGACGACCCGGTGGCAAGGGTTCCGACCAGCTCGCGTCCCCTCTGGTCATGCTCGCTCCACGCGTCAGCCCGGGATTTCAACGCTTTCCGAACCGAATCATCCCAGCCGTCGTATCCGAACGGTTTGACCGCCTGGGAGAGTTCCTCCCGTTTGGCGTCCCTGTCCTTGACGGATTGGTCGTATCGCGCCGAGAGGTCGGTGAGCTTGGCATGGAGGAGTGCAAGGGCTTCTTTTTGGGTCTGGAATGCCGTATCCAAGGGGCGGAGGGCCTCCTGTGCCTTGGTGATGGCGTCCTCCTGTCCGGTCAATTGCTTTCCGAGTTTCTCCACCTTGCTGATGCGTTCCTGAAGCTGCCCGATCGCCTCCTCCGTCTGGGGGTCGGGGGGAAGACTGGTTGCGTAGGGATGGCTTGTCGCGCCGCAGAGCGGACAGGGCTCCCCCTCGACCAGGTGGGAACGTTGTTCCTCGAAAGACTGCACCAGGGTCCATGCGTTCTTGGATCGTTCCAGGTCTGACTTTGCCTGGTACAGCTCGGACAGTTCATGACCGTCCAGCAACGTCTCCCGTTGAATCCTGAGCGCATCCCGTTTGGTCGTGATCTCGGTGAGGGCGTCCTTGGCCGTTTGGTGTGTGCGCTGGGATTCTTCCAGAGCCGTTTGCGCTTCATTGATCTG is part of the Sphaerochaeta sp. genome and harbors:
- a CDS encoding AAA family ATPase; translated protein: MRIHKVSLENINSLYGLHVIDFDAPEIVQSGLLLIQGEMGSGKTTIMDAITLALYGMTPRLEGENKPGAVLMSQGTGYCSAEVTFSSDGVTYLARWSQATARRKPGANIQQPTVQLAIKDGAILCERLSEYAQAVQTVTHLDYDQFVTSVMLPQGRFASFLLEKSSKRSPLLEQITRTGVYSDISTAVQARYSQENRAVENLKARLSGMTLLSDEERKTQTEKRTALQQKKQELQKQIDDLSEVKMRWEAIARREATQAEITRREAALTLARQEHQKDIQRLQRFEEIKPLLPQLQAIHTEHDNLESIEKELKQSLATREAVNHAETEAKSALTEAQGKATAWENERKRRNDLVTKARNLDENITRQKETVAAAKTAWETADKQLQTAREAQQEADQRYADIIQQSLDEQTWREAHRSDATIPTELSGLESRADAFAALEAQLQTMEEQRQELSQQINEAQTALEESQRTHQTAKDALTEITTKRDALRIQRETLLDGHELSELYQAKSDLERSKNAWTLVQSFEEQRSHLVEGEPCPLCGATSHPYATSLPPDPQTEEAIGQLQERISKVEKLGKQLTGQEDAITKAQEALRPLDTAFQTQKEALALLHAKLTDLSARYDQSVKDRDAKREELSQAVKPFGYDGWDDSVRKALKSRADAWSEHDQRGRELVGTLATGSSSVDAKREATDEKWNQQEEARKAWNEAQEILSSWETERAGLLDGKSADQEEQAILAEDKQVKAALSQAEGACQEAHDHTTKLETSITSLQGQQTKAGTQLDSLTSAFEIQLHQRGIADEAAFSALVLDDDEAARISGLRKADDDEQTAITTLKETVEKEPAPLRPDQPLAVVVVELSRQQAEKETTVTEIGAISAILQADDKNRQAYQTQEEAIRQAEAVCAQWALLNQLIGSSDGKKFRDYAQAITFRRLIQKANEQLRKLNDRYLLADDPEKPLEFFVYDTWQGDAKRTAKSLSGGESFIVSLALSLGLASMNAGTVKIDSLFLDEGFGTLGTGGSPVRRPVPFPPGGNGQDHHHHQPRTGAGGIHQRPDHRGEAPIRQKRSERGRGFRLSDSWLYWRQEASNGKSLGILGREFQRPERQRQRDVGKPPEEREVFQKRNLGVQEILGGAPV